The following are encoded together in the Sebastes fasciatus isolate fSebFas1 unplaced genomic scaffold, fSebFas1.pri Scaffold_32, whole genome shotgun sequence genome:
- the eif4e2rs1 gene encoding eukaryotic translation initiation factor 4E family member 2 related sequence 1 isoform X1 — MNQLERPTDEEDQEETECHHDNSDGTNNNNNNNRRKTVCPGVGEHPLQYNYTFWYSRRTPSRPASSQSYEQNIRQIGSVASVEQFWRFYSHLVRPGDLSGHSDFHLFKEGIKPMWEDEFNRSGGKWIIRLRKGLASRFWENIVLAMLGEQFMVGEEICGAVVSIRFQEDILSIWNRTSNDQTTTSRIRDTLRRVLNLPTNTIMEYKTHNDSLRDNSSFRNTKISL; from the exons tcCAACAGACGAGGAGGACCAGGAAGAGACAGAgtgtcaccatgacaacagtGACGGgaccaacaataacaacaacaacaacagacgcAAG ACGGTGTGTCCAGGTGTAGGTGAACATCCCCTCCAGTATAACTACACCTTCTGGTACAGCAGAAGAACTCCGAGTCGTCCTGCGAGTTCTCAGAGTTACGAACAAAATATCCGACAGATCGGCAGCGTGGCCTCG gtggaGCAGTTCTGGAGGTTCTACAGCCACCTGGTCCGACCAGGTGATCTGAGTGGACACAGCGACTTCCACCTGTTCAAGGAGGGAATCAAACCCATGTGGGAG gATGAGTTTAACCGTTCTGGAGGGAAGTGGATCATCCGTCTCCGTAAAGGTTTAGCGAGTCGGTTCTGGGAGAACATCGTCCTGGCGATGCTGGGAGAGCAGTTCATGGTAGGAGAGGAGATCTGTGGAGCCGTGGTGTCGATACGTTTCCag GAGGACATCTTGTCCATCTGGAACAGAACGTCCAACGACCAAACGACGACGTCCAGAATCAGAGACACTTTAAGACGAGTCCTGAACCTCCCGACCAATACTATCATGGAGTACAAGACCCACAACGACAGTCTCag GGACAACTCCAGTTTCAGGAACACAAAGATTTCCCTCTGA
- the eif4e2rs1 gene encoding eukaryotic translation initiation factor 4E family member 2 related sequence 1 isoform X2 yields the protein MNQLERPTDEEDQEETECHHDNSDGTNNNNNNNRRKVEQFWRFYSHLVRPGDLSGHSDFHLFKEGIKPMWEDEFNRSGGKWIIRLRKGLASRFWENIVLAMLGEQFMVGEEICGAVVSIRFQEDILSIWNRTSNDQTTTSRIRDTLRRVLNLPTNTIMEYKTHNDSLRDNSSFRNTKISL from the exons tcCAACAGACGAGGAGGACCAGGAAGAGACAGAgtgtcaccatgacaacagtGACGGgaccaacaataacaacaacaacaacagacgcAAG gtggaGCAGTTCTGGAGGTTCTACAGCCACCTGGTCCGACCAGGTGATCTGAGTGGACACAGCGACTTCCACCTGTTCAAGGAGGGAATCAAACCCATGTGGGAG gATGAGTTTAACCGTTCTGGAGGGAAGTGGATCATCCGTCTCCGTAAAGGTTTAGCGAGTCGGTTCTGGGAGAACATCGTCCTGGCGATGCTGGGAGAGCAGTTCATGGTAGGAGAGGAGATCTGTGGAGCCGTGGTGTCGATACGTTTCCag GAGGACATCTTGTCCATCTGGAACAGAACGTCCAACGACCAAACGACGACGTCCAGAATCAGAGACACTTTAAGACGAGTCCTGAACCTCCCGACCAATACTATCATGGAGTACAAGACCCACAACGACAGTCTCag GGACAACTCCAGTTTCAGGAACACAAAGATTTCCCTCTGA